In the Cydia fagiglandana chromosome 5, ilCydFagi1.1, whole genome shotgun sequence genome, one interval contains:
- the LOC134664453 gene encoding RYamide receptor-like codes for MLYTSEPTIHNETEFRACEHSECVGSLPHTPNTSMSFNYTDEHHGMVCMFETTTEDFMASSLFQMCVLFMYSAVFVVALVGNGLVCFVVQTSPRMKTVTNYFIVNLAVGDILMTLFCVPFSFVSMLVLRYWPFGAVMCKVVNYSQAVSVLVSAYTLLAISIDRYMAIMRPLKPRLGKATAKLVVAGVWCGALATAAPIPIVSNLQRPSLWHEACEIDVCGELWASAEQSSQYTCALLALQFALPLCALVCTYARIAHAVWGGRPPGEAQSARDTRMQRSKRKMIKMMVTVVAVFTISWLPLNVFIVLWTTHESDAEWGAWPGMPYVWFASHWLAMSHSCYNPIIYCYMNARYRRGFKQVLGVLLCFKHTEARSCHRSSVCEGVPMSEMVGLNCSSARRGAASCRCRPRNGVLGISSKCKCTQELKVCSTAPKPPAAPARALSVRSNYFT; via the exons ATGCTATATACTAGCGAGCCGACTATTCATAATGAAACAGAATTTCGAGCGTGTGAGCACTCGGAGTGCGTCGGGAGCTTGCCGCACACACCCAACACCTCCATGTCATTCAACTACACTGACGAACATCATGGAATGGTGTGCATGTTTGAGACAACGACCGAGGACTTCATGGCATCGTCTCTATTCCAAATGTGTGTGCTTTTTATGTACAGTGCCGTGTTTGTGGTGGCCCTCGTGGGCAACGGGCTAGTGTGTTTCGTGGTCCAGACGTCACCGCGCATGAAGACGGTGACGAACTACTTTATAGTGAATTTAGCAGTTGGGGACATTCTGATGACTCTGTTCTGCGTGCCGTTCTCGTTCGTGTCGATGTTAGTGTTGCGCTACTGGCCCTTCGGCGCCGTCATGTGCAAGGTGGTGAACTACTCGCAGGCCGTGTCCGTGCTCGTGTCCGCGTATACGCTGCTCGCCATCTCCATCGACCGCTACATGGCCATCATGAGGCCTCTGAAGCCCAGGCTTGGAAAGGCCACTGCGAAACTTGTGGTAGCTGGCGTCTGGTGCGGTGCATTAGCTACCGCTGCTCCTATACCGATCGTGTCTAATTTGCAACGTCCTTCGCTTTGGCATGAAGCGTGCGAAAT tGACGTCTGTGGCGAGCTTTGGGCGAGCGCTGAGCAGAGTTCGCAGTACACGTGCGCTCTGCTGGCGCTGCAGTTCGCGCTGCCGCTGTGCGCGCTCGTGTGCACGTACGCGCGCATCGCGCACGCCGTGTGGGGCGGCCGCCCGCCCGGCGAGGCGCAGAGCGCACGTGACACGCGTATGCAGCGCTCCAAGCGCAAG ATGATCAAAATGATGGTCACAGTTGTCGCTGTGTTTACGATTTCCTGGTTGCCACTCAACGTTTTTATT GTGTTGTGGACGACGCACGAGAGCGACGCGGAGTGGGGCGCGTGGCCGGGCATGCCGTACGTGTGGTTCGCGAGCCACTGGCTGGCCATGAGCCACTCCTGCTACAACCCCATCATCTACTGCTACATGAACGCGCGCTACCGCCGCGGGTTCAAACAG GTGCTCGGCGTTTTGCTGTGTTTCAAGCATACCGAGGCCCGCTCCTGCCATCGATCCAGCGTTTGTGAGGGCGTTCCTATGTCAG AAATGGTGGGCCTTAACTGCTCTTCAGCCCGGCGCGGCGCGGCCAGCTGTCGGTGCCGTCCCCGAAACGGCGTTCTTGGCATCAGCTCAAAGTGCAAGTGCACACAAGAGTTAAAAGTGTGTTCAACTGCGCCAAAACCTccagcggcgccggcgcgcgccCTCTCGGTCCGTTCCAATTATTTCACCTAG